One Ignisphaera sp. DNA segment encodes these proteins:
- a CDS encoding VWA domain-containing protein, whose translation MPVSVESRLGRHYIVEDKSEAVPFLIRFRCSEKFASTSSLYSVAIDASWSMDGAKIFRAKEAVLKMLKNLPSTDYINIYSFNDRTKLVYSGRVSEYNKALSSVLDIRLGGGTNIYGLLKHVYSNYLNMRSEGINSHKLIVITDGIPTTGTRSSSKIIDIARRLGEHVSASVIVCVGDDCNDKLLMDIATSTKGVLEVLDDADKLIPVVEKLAHRYRNICAKNVKMYVKSTPTSSIYIYNRSLKPTENGLEISVGDIYTYDRIDIAGEVVVPPQRSGNIYLATISIEYTDIDSEHRELPPITLSIPCLSNQTTSEPAIDATIYREVNLVKMASMIVKDLYKNLTITDAQKIITEFTEKTKTATSNTEDLYAKTIDLREHLESEGLSPEAIKKLMSLLSRILTGRMY comes from the coding sequence GTGCCTGTATCTGTTGAGTCTAGATTAGGTAGACACTATATAGTTGAGGATAAGAGTGAAGCTGTACCGTTTCTCATTAGGTTTAGATGTAGCGAAAAGTTTGCTTCAACATCTTCTCTCTATAGTGTTGCTATAGATGCTAGCTGGTCTATGGATGGAGCAAAGATATTCAGAGCCAAAGAGGCTGTCTTAAAGATGCTCAAGAATCTACCATCAACCGACTACATAAATATATACAGTTTCAATGATAGAACAAAACTTGTTTATAGTGGAAGAGTATCTGAATACAACAAGGCTTTGTCATCTGTATTAGATATAAGGCTCGGTGGCGGAACCAATATCTATGGTCTTCTCAAACATGTATACAGCAACTACTTGAACATGAGGAGTGAAGGTATAAATTCGCATAAGCTTATAGTTATAACAGATGGTATTCCGACGACTGGTACAAGAAGTAGCTCGAAGATAATAGATATAGCTAGAAGATTGGGGGAACATGTTTCTGCATCTGTTATCGTATGTGTTGGTGATGACTGCAACGATAAGCTGCTAATGGATATCGCAACATCTACTAAAGGTGTTCTAGAGGTTCTAGATGATGCCGATAAGCTTATTCCAGTTGTAGAGAAACTTGCACACAGATACAGAAATATATGTGCAAAAAACGTCAAAATGTATGTAAAGAGTACACCTACAAGCTCCATCTATATATACAACAGGTCATTGAAACCTACAGAAAACGGGTTAGAAATATCTGTTGGAGATATCTATACATATGATCGTATAGATATAGCTGGAGAAGTAGTCGTCCCTCCACAAAGGTCTGGCAACATTTATTTGGCAACCATATCCATAGAGTATACAGATATAGATTCAGAACATAGAGAATTACCGCCAATAACTCTATCCATTCCATGCCTATCGAACCAAACAACCTCTGAACCAGCTATAGATGCAACTATCTACCGCGAAGTCAACCTAGTTAAGATGGCATCCATGATAGTCAAGGATCTGTACAAAAATCTAACAATAACGGATGCACAGAAAATTATAACAGAATTCACAGAAAAGACAAAGACAGCTACGTCCAATACAGAAGATCTGTACGCTAAAACGATAGATCTGAGAGAGCATCTGGAAAGCGAAGGCCTCTCGCCAGAGGCCATCAAGAAACTCATGTCCCTACTATCGAGAATACTAACAGGTAGAATGTACTGA
- a CDS encoding mechanosensitive ion channel family protein, whose protein sequence is MSLEDVAKNISLLNSEVVYRVIVFVSIVVVGVVISIIIRRTFLKFLSARTSKAIASNVSRAIYYVLLFTVVVVALGITGIDVTGFALAGGFAGIVIGVALQPLLSNLFAGLYLMIEKTINVGEIVEVANNAGEVTEVSPIFTRIRTFDGIIISVANTQIISGVTKNFSKAVARRIEFKLSISYKDDAEKAYRIIKNVLDEHPYVLVNPAPDIFVSNLDQSGIEITVRVWTPPQVAYDTMKDLLWRMKKALSDAGIEIPFPQIDVWFRNTLNIE, encoded by the coding sequence ATGAGCTTGGAGGACGTTGCCAAGAATATATCGCTTTTGAATAGTGAAGTTGTATACAGAGTTATTGTATTTGTATCTATAGTAGTTGTTGGAGTAGTGATTAGTATCATAATCAGAAGAACATTCTTAAAGTTTCTTTCAGCTAGAACATCAAAAGCTATTGCCTCTAATGTAAGTAGGGCTATATACTATGTATTGTTGTTTACAGTTGTTGTAGTAGCTCTCGGAATTACCGGTATAGATGTTACGGGATTTGCATTGGCTGGAGGTTTTGCTGGTATAGTTATTGGTGTAGCTCTTCAACCACTTTTATCGAACCTTTTTGCAGGACTCTATCTAATGATTGAAAAGACGATAAATGTTGGTGAAATTGTTGAAGTAGCAAATAATGCAGGTGAGGTAACAGAAGTATCTCCTATCTTTACACGTATAAGAACTTTCGATGGCATCATCATCAGTGTAGCTAATACACAAATAATTAGCGGTGTTACAAAGAATTTTAGCAAAGCTGTAGCTAGAAGAATAGAGTTCAAGCTCTCGATATCGTACAAAGATGATGCTGAAAAAGCGTACAGAATAATAAAGAACGTATTAGATGAACATCCATATGTACTTGTAAACCCAGCTCCAGATATCTTTGTCTCAAATCTCGATCAAAGCGGTATAGAGATAACCGTAAGAGTTTGGACGCCACCACAAGTAGCTTACGATACTATGAAGGATCTTTTGTGGAGAATGAAAAAAGCGTTAAGTGATGCTGGTATAGAGATACCGTTTCCACAAATAGATGTATGGTTCAGAAACACACTAAACATAGAGTAG
- a CDS encoding DUF432 domain-containing protein produces MFGREIAPPIIVGMYRVNVDVLGDNVLYRRYRNEVIEKEVITKGVLKLLPMYPIYYPRFITRHILCEFFRPIYVPPMDNLSLYFYLPIDVAVYSYSGSSFVIIDIVPLHKLYKYTLYGPPSRYGDMSGLIARYCKTDVFLEKPRETDLGFCLSYLEVRNKLDRFAILSKLLLDSSPLSIFYEYGSWRCCTQRVIVTISSSSTAIVEYEKEPIESGYRAIDEPEEVKSPLISFRSDMLWGY; encoded by the coding sequence ATGTTTGGAAGAGAGATAGCGCCCCCTATTATAGTGGGTATGTATAGGGTTAATGTTGATGTTCTAGGAGATAATGTGCTGTATAGAAGATATAGAAATGAGGTGATTGAGAAAGAGGTGATAACAAAAGGTGTATTAAAGCTATTACCTATGTATCCCATCTACTATCCAAGATTTATCACAAGGCATATCTTATGTGAATTCTTTAGACCTATCTATGTTCCACCAATGGATAACCTGTCTCTCTACTTCTATTTACCAATTGATGTGGCTGTCTATAGCTATAGTGGTAGCTCTTTTGTAATTATAGATATAGTTCCTCTACATAAACTCTATAAATATACTCTCTATGGTCCACCATCTAGGTACGGAGACATGAGCGGGCTTATTGCTAGGTACTGTAAAACGGATGTTTTTCTAGAGAAACCTAGAGAAACAGACTTGGGTTTTTGTTTATCATATCTAGAGGTAAGGAATAAATTAGATAGATTTGCTATCTTATCCAAACTTCTTCTAGATTCCTCACCTCTATCCATATTTTATGAATATGGTAGCTGGAGATGCTGTACCCAACGTGTTATAGTAACTATCAGTAGCTCTTCAACAGCTATTGTAGAGTATGAGAAAGAACCTATAGAATCTGGGTATAGAGCTATAGATGAGCCAGAAGAAGTTAAATCACCTTTAATTAGTTTTAGAAGCGATATGTTGTGGGGATATTGA
- a CDS encoding 7-cyano-7-deazaguanine synthase: MVRTRVVAIVSGGIDSTCSLVYWLSKGYDASVVFFDYGHKASRRELDTVKEIVNELNSIAVDRRWGRVVDLLVLDISFMKKIWKGTQLVDEAIDVESEYERTVVVPIRNIVMLTMAAAYAYTLLEQEVCDKAVVVLGSQYSDVEPRKDTGEPKYPDCSPECFLSIESALKICHFRDRRSIEVWTPSIALLKKSKLLKLCHNIVGDLVYRTWSCYKGLEKHCGTCESCINRRKAFKEAGIPDKTEYLEILNY; the protein is encoded by the coding sequence ATGGTTAGAACAAGAGTTGTTGCTATAGTTAGTGGTGGAATAGATAGCACATGTTCGCTGGTTTACTGGCTTAGTAAAGGTTATGATGCATCTGTTGTGTTTTTTGATTATGGTCACAAGGCTTCTAGAAGAGAGCTAGATACTGTTAAAGAAATTGTTAATGAATTGAATAGTATTGCTGTTGATAGAAGGTGGGGAAGGGTTGTAGATTTATTGGTTCTGGATATATCGTTTATGAAAAAGATTTGGAAAGGTACTCAGCTAGTGGATGAAGCTATAGATGTAGAGAGTGAATATGAGAGAACCGTAGTTGTGCCGATCAGGAATATCGTTATGCTTACAATGGCTGCAGCTTATGCCTATACATTACTGGAGCAGGAGGTATGCGATAAAGCTGTGGTGGTTTTGGGTAGCCAGTATAGCGATGTAGAGCCACGAAAAGATACTGGCGAGCCAAAATATCCTGATTGCTCACCAGAATGCTTCCTCTCAATAGAATCAGCATTAAAGATATGCCACTTCAGAGATAGAAGGAGTATTGAGGTATGGACACCAAGTATAGCTCTGTTAAAGAAAAGTAAGCTCTTGAAATTATGCCACAATATTGTTGGTGACCTAGTTTATAGGACATGGAGCTGTTATAAAGGACTTGAAAAACATTGTGGCACATGCGAAAGCTGCATCAATAGAAGGAAAGCATTTAAAGAAGCTGGAATACCGGATAAAACGGAATACCTAGAAATCCTAAACTACTAG
- a CDS encoding 7-carboxy-7-deazaguanine synthase QueE, with amino-acid sequence MFKSIQGEGMLIGVPCFFIRLSGCNLRCRYCDTKYAWNEGEEISIDSIVKEAIESEARWVTITGGEPLLQLSELDKLVIELKSLGFRVAIETNASIELSNVIREIVDLVIASPKLPSFNPDYPGMKLKKISVDRLWIKFVITDPERDFHELIKYVPRYVPLDRLSVQPNSYTISYTELVDYVLKHGLPYRVLPQLHKVIGIR; translated from the coding sequence ATGTTTAAGTCTATCCAAGGCGAGGGTATGCTGATAGGTGTTCCATGCTTTTTTATAAGGCTTTCTGGCTGTAATTTACGTTGCAGGTATTGCGATACCAAGTATGCATGGAATGAGGGAGAAGAGATAAGTATCGATAGTATCGTGAAAGAAGCTATAGAATCTGAAGCTAGATGGGTTACAATAACTGGTGGAGAGCCTCTACTACAATTATCGGAACTCGATAAGTTAGTAATTGAACTAAAGAGCCTTGGATTTAGAGTGGCGATAGAGACCAACGCCTCTATAGAGCTCTCCAATGTTATTAGGGAAATAGTTGACCTGGTTATAGCATCACCAAAACTACCATCGTTTAATCCAGACTATCCAGGTATGAAGTTGAAGAAAATATCTGTAGATAGACTATGGATTAAATTCGTGATCACAGATCCTGAGAGAGATTTTCATGAATTGATAAAATATGTACCAAGATACGTTCCATTAGATAGATTATCTGTACAACCAAATAGTTACACAATAAGCTATACAGAGCTTGTCGACTATGTACTTAAACATGGTCTTCCATATAGAGTGTTACCCCAGCTTCATAAAGTTATAGGAATAAGGTAA
- the queD gene encoding 6-carboxytetrahydropterin synthase QueD encodes MRYRVGIREYLSAAHRIEDHQGPCRNLHGHTYIVDVEVESNSLNEMNMVVDIIVLRKIVRDVIEVLDHTYLNEVFKDKNVTSELIAVYILEHICTSLKALGIKFLGIKVRIYETPTSWVEVEYP; translated from the coding sequence ATGAGATATAGAGTTGGTATTAGAGAGTATTTATCAGCTGCTCATAGAATAGAGGATCATCAGGGACCTTGTAGGAATCTGCATGGACATACCTACATAGTTGATGTTGAAGTTGAATCGAATTCATTGAATGAAATGAATATGGTTGTAGACATTATTGTGCTTAGAAAAATTGTTAGAGATGTAATTGAAGTACTAGATCACACCTATCTCAATGAGGTATTTAAAGATAAGAATGTGACCTCTGAGCTTATAGCTGTATATATACTTGAACATATCTGTACATCATTAAAAGCTCTTGGGATCAAGTTCCTAGGTATAAAGGTTAGAATTTATGAGACTCCAACTAGCTGGGTTGAGGTGGAGTATCCATAA
- a CDS encoding beta-galactosidase, with product MKIGRSIRVLSMTILCVLTVSSILPYISQPVSANSQQTLFQFYFPWNDGEATSIDLSVYLHKPAGKYGHVYVGSDGRLYVGSQRIRFLGINLVSPAIFAPQSVAEALAKRFAKYGINLVRLHALDAHWTSDNIFRAPGTRELDPTRLDRLDYLVAKLKENGIYVNINLLCYRSFSSSDGLPREVDSMNIKDKHILGFFYKPVRDLQKEFARKLLTHVNPYTGLSYAEDPAIAFIEILNEYGMVFGWFDGAVDRLPDVFKSELQKKWNEYLRQKYGSTTNLRNAWGSLYSDENLEAGTVRIFALSEYSNRPTAAQRDWAQFLWYLDYDYFRDMYNYLKNELKVKALVIGTQMTWGGTPNIMQHMDLADSHGYWNYPAGDFWSGDYYVLNTAMVNNPTSSTIVGMANQKIAGKPHTISEYNHPFPNMYRAEGWVFLSAYGAFHDWDGILPYCYGDPDYGWNFDTRRIMATLDFGQDPQRWAMMITAHMLFVRGDVQVARQWVAVELSRDQEIEFIRSRTAGVWNLPNGRMAGNPAHTALLHGVVVVPSNRSRPPNTLLPRDVPAPSQSVYVSDTGELIWDCRESGRCVFIVNTSRSKVLTGFIGGKRFDLGEIVIEVKNALLNGWATIAIHVIEGSSFRDAKRVLVVAVGLTTNTETKIYNYDNKQLLFTATTDLASVPNLHGLKLTTYRDMGRAPTITEGIEATITIKTSNRATAYALDNIGKRKSSLSVTTSGGNQVISIGSSYQTLWYEVTMTTTTPTSTPTPTTTTPTTPITTPTPTPTPTTPRTTPTTPTPTPTGTTVTVVPVTLSTVVNVPVTVAVTFTVTSPITTVVPVTHTTTVPVTIIRTITVTRTTTSPITTTIVTPTTTTPTTPRTTPTPTTPGTTPTPTPTTTRTVVTLIADSNNVFPWTCLDTDGNGVCEFILEGNLWNCPGITRGNVQLVAKVYGPKDYQLDVVVDANYSGTGGWVHGYPEIWVGGKPWNDYGPAPEGFITSERVDLPIGVRDLVNDNVKLCVYVDSYSITHTDKRILYNFAFETWLMRDTSRGRGVNDNEVELMVWFSYHGLQGAGDVADVVPITIYVDQLKVNQRFEVWHGNMGWEYFAFRTTVPRASGRYLVWCWNDFVRIAGRYTYLSGWENLYFTVSELGTEFGGIKVPWAYLKWSIRNYWLSKGLYLPVQITGEYQPQEVVLGSCGGDVCPVKINAARPANLSGYMEFKVGYGGQITTNKGTVNVAEGDTVKIEFNSVGGRIVIPRDGWTSMSEVGISAIYVNNQKVVENAVITGSSFRIDLSSIKSELKATLWGSGWTNVTYNGVAHLEEANSNPIVIPKLTASPNQQLYIGITISSDTKTTDIEGLSAPPIRVLW from the coding sequence ATGAAGATAGGAAGATCAATACGTGTATTATCGATGACCATTTTATGTGTTTTGACTGTTTCGTCAATACTACCATACATAAGTCAACCTGTATCAGCAAATAGTCAGCAGACTCTATTTCAGTTCTACTTTCCATGGAATGACGGTGAAGCTACCTCAATAGATCTGTCTGTTTATCTACATAAACCAGCTGGTAAATATGGTCACGTCTATGTGGGAAGTGATGGACGTCTGTATGTAGGAAGCCAAAGGATAAGATTTTTAGGCATAAATCTTGTATCTCCAGCAATATTTGCTCCACAAAGTGTAGCAGAAGCTTTAGCTAAAAGATTCGCTAAATATGGCATAAATCTTGTTAGATTACATGCACTAGATGCTCACTGGACTTCAGATAACATATTTAGAGCTCCTGGTACAAGGGAACTTGATCCAACAAGACTTGATAGGCTTGACTACCTGGTTGCTAAACTTAAAGAGAACGGTATCTATGTGAACATCAATCTGCTTTGTTACAGAAGCTTTTCGTCATCAGATGGTCTACCGAGAGAAGTAGATTCAATGAATATCAAGGATAAGCACATTCTAGGTTTCTTCTACAAACCTGTTAGAGATCTTCAAAAGGAGTTCGCAAGAAAACTACTAACCCATGTAAATCCATACACAGGGCTATCCTATGCTGAAGATCCTGCCATAGCGTTTATAGAGATCTTAAATGAGTACGGTATGGTATTTGGATGGTTTGATGGAGCAGTAGACAGACTTCCAGACGTGTTTAAATCTGAGCTTCAGAAAAAATGGAATGAGTATTTGAGACAGAAATATGGTTCAACAACAAACTTAAGGAATGCGTGGGGAAGTTTATACAGTGATGAGAATCTTGAAGCAGGAACTGTAAGGATTTTTGCACTAAGTGAATACAGTAACAGACCTACAGCAGCACAAAGAGATTGGGCGCAATTTCTGTGGTATCTAGACTACGACTACTTTAGAGATATGTACAACTATCTAAAGAATGAACTAAAAGTAAAAGCACTTGTAATAGGTACGCAGATGACATGGGGAGGAACCCCCAACATAATGCAACATATGGATTTAGCAGATTCACATGGCTACTGGAACTATCCTGCTGGCGATTTCTGGTCCGGTGATTATTATGTACTGAATACCGCTATGGTGAATAATCCCACATCAAGTACAATTGTTGGAATGGCTAATCAAAAAATAGCTGGTAAACCTCATACTATAAGCGAATACAATCATCCATTTCCAAACATGTATAGAGCAGAAGGATGGGTATTCCTGTCAGCTTATGGAGCATTCCATGACTGGGATGGAATACTACCGTACTGTTATGGAGACCCAGATTATGGATGGAATTTCGATACGAGACGTATTATGGCTACACTAGATTTCGGTCAAGATCCCCAAAGATGGGCTATGATGATTACAGCACATATGTTGTTTGTCAGAGGCGACGTCCAGGTAGCTAGGCAATGGGTTGCTGTTGAACTTTCTAGAGATCAAGAAATAGAGTTTATCAGGTCTAGAACAGCTGGCGTATGGAATCTTCCAAATGGTAGAATGGCTGGCAATCCTGCGCATACAGCACTACTCCATGGTGTAGTAGTTGTACCGTCAAATCGCTCTAGACCTCCAAATACATTACTACCAAGAGATGTTCCTGCACCTAGTCAATCTGTGTATGTTAGCGATACTGGTGAATTAATATGGGATTGCAGAGAATCTGGTAGATGCGTGTTCATAGTTAATACATCTAGAAGCAAAGTTCTGACAGGATTTATTGGTGGTAAAAGATTCGACCTAGGGGAAATTGTCATAGAGGTTAAGAATGCGCTACTAAATGGTTGGGCAACAATAGCTATACATGTAATAGAGGGATCGAGCTTTAGAGACGCTAAAAGAGTACTGGTAGTAGCAGTAGGATTAACAACTAATACAGAGACGAAGATCTACAATTACGATAATAAACAACTACTATTTACAGCCACAACAGATCTAGCATCAGTACCAAACCTTCACGGACTAAAACTGACAACATATAGAGATATGGGTAGAGCGCCAACAATTACCGAAGGGATAGAGGCAACAATAACTATTAAAACAAGCAATAGGGCAACAGCATACGCACTAGATAATATAGGTAAGAGGAAATCATCACTATCTGTAACTACATCAGGAGGAAACCAAGTCATATCCATAGGTAGCTCATACCAAACATTATGGTACGAAGTAACAATGACAACTACTACACCTACTTCGACACCTACTCCAACAACGACAACACCAACAACTCCCATAACCACACCAACGCCTACTCCAACGCCCACAACGCCTAGAACTACTCCTACAACACCTACTCCAACACCTACTGGTACTACTGTTACTGTTGTTCCTGTTACTCTATCGACTGTTGTTAATGTTCCTGTAACAGTTGCTGTAACATTTACAGTTACATCACCTATAACAACTGTTGTGCCAGTTACACATACAACAACAGTACCAGTAACAATAATTAGAACAATAACGGTGACAAGAACAACTACTTCTCCTATTACAACAACTATTGTAACACCAACAACTACAACTCCTACAACACCGAGAACTACTCCAACACCAACAACGCCTGGAACCACACCAACGCCTACACCAACAACAACTAGAACTGTTGTCACTTTGATTGCAGATAGTAATAATGTGTTTCCATGGACTTGTTTGGATACTGATGGTAATGGTGTTTGTGAATTTATATTAGAGGGTAATTTATGGAATTGTCCTGGAATTACTCGAGGTAATGTTCAGCTTGTTGCTAAGGTTTATGGGCCTAAGGACTATCAGTTAGATGTAGTGGTAGACGCTAATTATTCAGGTACTGGTGGTTGGGTACATGGGTATCCAGAGATTTGGGTTGGTGGAAAGCCTTGGAATGATTATGGACCTGCTCCTGAAGGGTTCATCACTAGCGAACGTGTTGATTTGCCTATAGGAGTACGTGATTTAGTTAATGATAATGTGAAGCTATGTGTTTATGTAGATAGTTACTCTATAACACATACTGATAAGAGGATTCTGTATAATTTTGCATTTGAGACATGGCTAATGAGAGATACTAGCAGAGGTAGAGGTGTAAACGATAATGAAGTGGAGCTTATGGTGTGGTTCTCGTACCATGGACTTCAGGGTGCTGGTGATGTGGCTGATGTAGTGCCTATAACGATATATGTTGATCAGTTAAAGGTTAATCAGAGATTTGAGGTTTGGCATGGAAATATGGGTTGGGAGTATTTTGCATTTAGAACAACTGTGCCAAGGGCATCTGGAAGATACTTAGTATGGTGTTGGAATGATTTTGTGAGGATTGCGGGAAGATATACCTATCTAAGTGGTTGGGAGAACCTATACTTTACTGTATCAGAGCTTGGAACAGAGTTTGGCGGCATCAAGGTTCCATGGGCATATCTGAAATGGAGTATAAGGAACTACTGGTTATCAAAAGGATTATATCTACCAGTACAAATTACCGGAGAATATCAACCACAAGAAGTTGTACTGGGAAGCTGTGGTGGAGATGTTTGTCCTGTGAAGATCAATGCCGCTAGACCTGCTAATCTATCAGGATATATGGAATTCAAAGTTGGATATGGTGGCCAGATAACAACAAATAAAGGTACAGTAAATGTAGCAGAAGGAGATACTGTTAAGATAGAATTCAATAGTGTTGGAGGCAGAATAGTGATACCTAGAGATGGTTGGACTTCTATGTCTGAAGTAGGTATCTCAGCTATATATGTTAATAACCAAAAAGTAGTTGAAAATGCTGTGATAACTGGTAGTAGCTTCAGAATAGATCTCTCATCAATTAAATCTGAACTTAAGGCAACATTATGGGGCAGCGGATGGACAAATGTAACATATAACGGTGTAGCACATCTAGAGGAAGCTAATAGCAATCCAATAGTAATACCGAAACTAACAGCTTCACCAAATCAACAACTATACATAGGTATAACAATAAGTAGTGATACAAAAACAACAGATATAGAAGGGTTATCAGCACCACCAATAAGAGTACTTTGGTAA
- a CDS encoding DNA-binding protein has product MSLYGRGNVKTIVLGRKPLRDYLIEAVVSLNRDADVVEIVGRGRNIHRAVNLYNALVSRVGERIVIKNVEIGSILVKNRRVSYIKIVVQRIS; this is encoded by the coding sequence TTGAGTTTGTATGGAAGAGGTAATGTTAAAACTATAGTTCTGGGTAGAAAGCCTTTAAGAGATTATCTTATTGAAGCAGTTGTAAGTCTAAATAGAGATGCTGATGTCGTTGAGATTGTTGGTCGCGGTAGAAATATTCATAGAGCTGTTAATTTGTATAATGCCCTTGTTTCAAGAGTTGGTGAGAGGATTGTCATTAAGAATGTAGAGATTGGTAGTATATTGGTAAAGAACCGTAGAGTGTCGTATATCAAGATAGTTGTCCAGAGGATAAGTTAA